The following proteins are encoded in a genomic region of Reichenbachiella sp.:
- a CDS encoding geranylgeranylglyceryl/heptaprenylglyceryl phosphate synthase produces MKKLLNQLQDKKSNQLKSLAVLIDPDKSTDLGKLMRLINLCVENKVDYLLVGGSLMTNDNFSRVVSVIKSNCQIPVIIFPGNHIQIDSNADAIFLLSLISGRNPDFLIGQHVLAAPVLKKSKLEIIPMGYMLVNSGAPTSASYMSNTVPLPSNKPTIAACTAMAGEMLGMQTIYLDAGSGAEDPIPQKLISTVARSIEVPLVVGGGLNSISRVNKALEAGADMIVIGNAIEKEENFLIQVSDRINAINEKLDVH; encoded by the coding sequence ATGAAAAAGCTGCTGAATCAACTTCAAGATAAAAAGTCTAATCAGCTTAAATCTCTAGCCGTACTCATCGACCCGGACAAGTCCACCGATCTAGGGAAGCTGATGCGGCTTATTAATCTTTGTGTAGAAAATAAAGTGGATTACCTATTGGTAGGTGGCAGCTTGATGACCAACGACAATTTTTCCAGAGTGGTTTCTGTTATCAAGTCGAATTGTCAAATACCCGTGATCATATTTCCTGGCAATCACATCCAAATAGATTCAAATGCTGATGCCATTTTTCTGTTGTCATTGATTTCAGGAAGAAATCCTGATTTCCTTATTGGCCAGCATGTGCTTGCCGCTCCAGTACTAAAGAAAAGTAAATTAGAAATCATCCCCATGGGTTATATGCTTGTGAACTCAGGTGCGCCTACTTCAGCCAGCTACATGAGCAATACAGTACCTCTCCCATCCAACAAACCTACAATTGCTGCCTGTACTGCTATGGCGGGTGAAATGCTAGGCATGCAAACGATTTACTTGGATGCAGGTAGTGGCGCTGAAGACCCCATTCCTCAGAAGCTTATTTCCACTGTCGCTAGATCTATTGAAGTGCCACTTGTAGTAGGAGGTGGATTAAATTCGATCAGTAGAGTGAACAAGGCACTAGAAGCTGGTGCCGACATGATTGTGATTGGAAACGCAATTGAAAAAGAGGAAAACTTTTTAATTCAGGTTTCAGACAGGATCAACGCTATCAACGAAAAATTAGACGTTCATTAG
- a CDS encoding SLC13 family permease, whose protein sequence is MDRKLIGKTLGPASFIIIYFLLPLEGLSPEGRAVLATTAWVGIWWMTEAIPIEATALLPMVLFPVTGAMDMKSTTFPYAHPLIFLFLGGFMIAIAIERWNLHKRIALNIISFLGSNPSRLILGFMIATGFLSMWISNTATTLMMIPIGLSVIANLDENKNFSKALPLAIAYSASIGGMATLIGTPPNIVFAGVIKDTFGVEVNFLEWMMIGLPFSILMISITWWVITKYSFKISSDMNISNSGIQEKLAELGKMSTEEKRVLAVFAFTAFCWISRTHLLNPLIPGLNDTTIGIFGGLCLFLIPNTEGGKLLNWQLMNKVPWGVLVLYGGGLSIANAVAKTDLASWIGDLLNHWGNLELVLLILLIVAAVNFMTEITSNIATASMVLPILAALAVSIGAHPYYLMVGAILAASCAFMLPVATAPNAIAFSAGTIRMQDMIKVGVLLNILSILLITFVVYVVMPIVWTLDISLFLSSIK, encoded by the coding sequence ATGGACAGAAAGCTTATTGGTAAAACTTTAGGCCCTGCCTCATTCATTATTATTTATTTCCTCCTGCCCTTAGAAGGCTTAAGCCCTGAAGGCAGAGCTGTTTTGGCTACGACTGCGTGGGTTGGCATCTGGTGGATGACTGAAGCCATCCCGATAGAAGCGACTGCTTTATTGCCCATGGTCCTATTCCCGGTTACAGGGGCTATGGACATGAAGTCTACCACATTCCCATACGCCCACCCTTTGATCTTTCTTTTTCTGGGCGGATTTATGATTGCCATAGCCATTGAAAGGTGGAATCTCCATAAACGTATAGCCCTAAATATTATCTCTTTTTTGGGGTCTAATCCCAGTCGTCTGATTCTTGGATTTATGATCGCTACTGGTTTTTTATCTATGTGGATATCCAATACAGCCACGACTTTAATGATGATACCCATTGGGCTATCTGTTATTGCCAATTTAGATGAAAATAAAAACTTCTCTAAAGCACTACCATTGGCCATCGCTTACTCAGCTTCTATTGGTGGAATGGCCACTTTAATAGGCACACCGCCCAACATTGTATTCGCAGGTGTCATCAAAGACACTTTTGGCGTAGAGGTCAACTTCCTAGAATGGATGATGATAGGTCTCCCTTTCTCTATCCTGATGATTTCAATTACCTGGTGGGTCATTACGAAATACTCATTTAAAATCTCATCAGATATGAATATTTCCAATTCCGGTATTCAGGAAAAACTGGCCGAATTGGGGAAAATGAGCACCGAAGAAAAAAGGGTATTGGCTGTGTTCGCATTTACAGCATTTTGTTGGATTTCGAGAACGCACTTGCTCAATCCATTAATACCCGGGTTGAATGATACAACCATAGGCATTTTTGGAGGGCTTTGCCTATTCCTAATTCCGAATACTGAAGGAGGCAAATTACTGAATTGGCAATTGATGAATAAAGTGCCTTGGGGAGTTTTGGTATTATACGGGGGAGGACTATCCATCGCCAATGCTGTGGCCAAGACCGACTTAGCGTCATGGATTGGCGACTTGCTAAATCATTGGGGAAATTTAGAGCTTGTTCTCTTGATTTTACTTATCGTAGCTGCTGTCAATTTCATGACAGAGATCACATCCAATATTGCTACTGCTAGCATGGTATTACCAATTTTAGCCGCATTAGCCGTATCCATTGGTGCTCACCCCTATTACCTAATGGTAGGTGCTATTTTAGCCGCCTCGTGTGCTTTTATGCTACCTGTAGCCACGGCTCCCAACGCTATCGCCTTTAGCGCTGGAACCATAAGAATGCAGGATATGATTAAAGTTGGTGTACTCTTAAATATTCTCTCCATTCTTTTAATCACATTCGTGGTGTATGTGGTCATGCCGATCGTATGGACCTTAGATATTTCTCTGTTTTTATCTTCGATCAAGTAA
- a CDS encoding phage holin family protein: MDILKITKLKETFTEYIRVKFELFKLDLTEHLSNVLAQMIAYLVILVISGLMVTFLSIALAHYLNSFFEQEAIGYLIVAGIYLLFLLLVFFLLKSGKLKTFFETKLMENISKEKSNEEE; the protein is encoded by the coding sequence GTGGATATATTAAAGATTACTAAACTCAAGGAGACTTTCACGGAATACATTCGTGTAAAATTCGAACTATTCAAACTAGACCTAACAGAGCACCTTTCCAATGTATTGGCGCAGATGATAGCCTATCTGGTTATTTTAGTTATTTCTGGTTTGATGGTTACTTTCTTAAGTATAGCGCTGGCACATTATCTCAATTCATTCTTTGAGCAGGAAGCCATTGGATATTTAATCGTAGCAGGGATTTATTTATTGTTCTTACTCTTGGTATTCTTCCTTTTGAAATCAGGAAAACTGAAAACTTTCTTCGAAACTAAATTGATGGAAAACATTTCTAAAGAAAAATCAAATGAAGAAGAATAG
- a CDS encoding SPOR domain-containing protein, producing the protein MKTIASKLTFVFPIVTIATLLQFCAPTASTSTSPAVYEEDLSIYRPSYTLEEESTTEETSSEEAIAPTVEYVTPTNDIKAELDTVLYRIKKSRENIQYVDGYSIQLYSGNNRDKANQVKVKTYEVLEDQRPRVSYDQPNYKVRVGEYYSRLEANTDFVTLQKHFSRAVLVPVKIKIEE; encoded by the coding sequence TTGAAAACCATTGCATCAAAGTTAACCTTCGTGTTTCCAATAGTCACTATTGCTACCCTTCTGCAGTTTTGTGCTCCTACAGCATCTACAAGTACGAGCCCCGCAGTATATGAAGAAGATTTATCGATCTATCGACCTTCTTATACGCTGGAGGAAGAATCAACGACTGAGGAAACTTCATCGGAAGAAGCCATTGCACCGACGGTAGAATATGTCACGCCTACGAATGACATCAAAGCCGAATTGGATACAGTCTTATACAGAATCAAAAAGTCTCGAGAAAACATTCAATATGTGGATGGCTATTCGATTCAGCTTTATTCTGGCAACAACAGAGACAAAGCCAATCAAGTGAAGGTTAAAACATACGAAGTGCTAGAAGATCAGCGTCCTAGAGTGAGCTATGACCAACCCAACTACAAAGTGCGCGTTGGGGAATACTATTCACGATTGGAAGCAAATACAGATTTTGTTACACTGCAAAAACACTTTTCAAGAGCCGTATTGGTACCAGTAAAAATTAAAATTGAAGAGTAA
- a CDS encoding lysylphosphatidylglycerol synthase transmembrane domain-containing protein: MKISAVVKYSFSLVLAGVLFYFAFRNVSIDEFLDKISEVNYWWVILSIVLSLMSHWLRAYRWNLMLKPLGYEKLSDGRTFLAVMTGYLANLAFPRLGEVTRCGVMKRSEKIPMSISFGTVITERTIDFLILLSLILLDFIIEFDRVYEFFITAVGWDTQVDHTMNIILIASTLIFLGVIGILILKKILEHEFENSLLQKIHRVLTDIVNGLLSIRKVQNIGGFVVSTIGIWVFYYLMSYVIFFSISETSVLGFGAGLSILAAAGVAMAMPVQGGIGAYHTLVSGVLIIYGIEATTGLFFATLLHTSQLICILLFGGLSVLGTVFVNRKRKTEMAFES; the protein is encoded by the coding sequence TTGAAGATTTCAGCAGTTGTAAAATATAGTTTTTCACTCGTTTTGGCAGGGGTTCTGTTCTACTTTGCTTTTCGAAATGTCTCCATCGATGAGTTTCTGGATAAAATATCAGAAGTGAATTATTGGTGGGTGATACTATCCATCGTACTCTCCCTAATGAGCCATTGGCTTCGTGCATATAGATGGAATTTGATGCTCAAACCTCTAGGGTATGAGAAACTATCTGATGGAAGAACATTTTTGGCAGTAATGACTGGATATCTGGCAAATCTGGCCTTTCCTAGATTGGGAGAAGTAACGCGATGTGGGGTGATGAAAAGGAGTGAAAAAATTCCAATGAGTATTTCTTTTGGAACAGTGATTACAGAAAGAACAATAGACTTCTTAATCCTTTTGTCACTCATCCTGCTGGACTTTATTATTGAGTTCGATCGTGTATATGAGTTTTTTATTACAGCCGTCGGCTGGGATACGCAAGTAGACCATACGATGAATATAATTCTAATTGCTAGTACGCTTATTTTTTTAGGAGTTATTGGAATTTTAATATTGAAAAAAATTCTTGAGCATGAGTTTGAAAATAGTTTGCTTCAAAAAATTCATCGCGTATTAACCGACATTGTCAATGGGTTGCTTTCTATTCGAAAAGTTCAGAACATCGGTGGTTTTGTAGTTTCCACTATTGGGATTTGGGTTTTCTACTACCTTATGAGCTATGTGATTTTCTTCTCCATTTCGGAAACTTCTGTATTAGGCTTTGGAGCGGGGTTGTCAATATTGGCAGCTGCTGGAGTGGCCATGGCCATGCCGGTGCAAGGTGGCATTGGGGCTTATCATACTTTGGTTAGTGGCGTGTTAATTATTTATGGAATAGAAGCCACGACTGGCTTATTTTTTGCGACGCTATTGCATACTTCGCAGTTGATTTGCATTTTGCTCTTTGGTGGGTTGAGTGTACTAGGAACTGTATTCGTCAACCGAAAAAGAAAAACAGAAATGGCGTTCGAATCGTAA
- a CDS encoding zinc metallopeptidase, with amino-acid sequence MLIIFLVFFVVGLYVSNKLKSKFKKYSQIGLQSGLSGREIAELMLRDNGITDVQVISVEGHLSDHYNPANKTVNLSPEVYGGRSAAAAAVAAHECGHAVQHATAYSFLEFRSAMVPIQNVSAKILNFILIGMFFFGFAMHSFGLETIFLVVVAAQFVITLFSLVTLPVEFDASKRALAWIDQRGIVTSQEHDMAKDALHWAAMTYVVAALAAITQLLYFVMLFLGSRD; translated from the coding sequence ATGTTGATCATATTTTTAGTCTTTTTTGTTGTTGGACTCTATGTCAGCAACAAGCTCAAAAGCAAGTTTAAGAAGTATTCTCAGATTGGCTTGCAGTCAGGTCTGTCTGGTAGAGAGATTGCTGAGTTGATGCTTCGTGACAATGGAATTACTGATGTGCAAGTCATTTCAGTAGAAGGTCACCTGTCCGATCATTATAACCCAGCTAACAAAACTGTCAACCTTAGCCCTGAAGTGTATGGTGGACGAAGCGCGGCAGCTGCAGCTGTAGCAGCACATGAGTGCGGTCATGCAGTGCAACATGCCACTGCATATAGTTTCTTGGAATTTAGATCGGCGATGGTGCCAATTCAAAATGTGAGTGCCAAGATTTTAAATTTCATACTCATAGGCATGTTCTTTTTCGGATTTGCCATGCACTCTTTTGGTTTAGAAACTATTTTCTTGGTGGTTGTAGCTGCTCAGTTTGTAATTACTCTGTTTTCCTTAGTCACTCTTCCGGTTGAGTTTGACGCAAGTAAACGAGCCTTGGCTTGGATAGATCAAAGAGGAATAGTGACAAGCCAGGAGCATGACATGGCCAAAGATGCTTTGCATTGGGCGGCTATGACTTATGTTGTTGCAGCTTTAGCTGCTATTACGCAGTTACTATATTTTGTCATGCTTTTCTTAGGAAGCAGGGACTAA
- a CDS encoding acyl-CoA dehydrogenase, whose product MNFALTEEQLAVRDAAREFAQTELLPGVIERDEKQQFPAEQIKKMGELGFMGMMVDPKYNGGGMDTISYVLAMEEISKVDASCSVVMSVNNSLVCWGLEKFGTEEQKQKYLTKLATGECIGAFCLSEPEAGSDATSQRTTAEDKGDHYLLNGTKNWITNGSSASFYIVMAQTDVEKKHKGINAIIVEKGMEGFTIGPKENKLGIRGSDTHSLMFQDVKVPKENRIGEDGFGFSLAMQVLNGGRIGIASQALGIASGAMELAVKYSKERQSFGKPICQHQGIQFKLSEMATNIEAARLLCLQAAAKKDRKEDFVKEAAMAKLFASKVAMETTVEAVQVHGGYGFVKEFHVERLMRDAKITQIYEGTSEIQKIVIAREILK is encoded by the coding sequence ATGAATTTTGCATTGACAGAAGAACAATTAGCCGTAAGAGACGCAGCAAGAGAATTTGCTCAAACAGAACTTTTACCAGGAGTGATTGAGCGAGATGAGAAGCAACAGTTTCCTGCTGAGCAAATTAAAAAGATGGGCGAGCTGGGATTCATGGGAATGATGGTTGATCCAAAGTATAATGGAGGAGGTATGGATACCATATCTTATGTTCTCGCCATGGAAGAAATTTCGAAAGTAGATGCCTCTTGTTCTGTTGTCATGTCTGTAAACAATTCATTGGTTTGCTGGGGATTGGAAAAATTTGGTACCGAGGAGCAAAAACAGAAATACTTAACAAAGTTAGCAACTGGTGAGTGTATTGGGGCTTTCTGTCTTTCTGAACCTGAAGCTGGATCGGATGCTACTTCGCAAAGAACAACAGCAGAAGATAAGGGAGACCATTACCTGCTAAATGGCACGAAAAACTGGATTACCAATGGGAGTAGCGCTTCTTTTTACATAGTGATGGCTCAGACCGACGTGGAGAAAAAGCATAAAGGAATCAATGCTATAATCGTTGAAAAGGGAATGGAAGGTTTCACAATCGGGCCGAAAGAAAATAAGTTGGGTATAAGAGGATCTGATACGCATTCTTTGATGTTTCAAGATGTAAAAGTTCCAAAAGAAAATAGAATTGGTGAAGATGGCTTTGGCTTTTCACTAGCCATGCAAGTACTAAACGGAGGGAGAATCGGTATCGCTTCACAAGCTTTAGGTATTGCTAGTGGTGCCATGGAGTTGGCGGTGAAGTACTCTAAGGAGCGTCAATCGTTCGGGAAACCTATCTGTCAGCACCAAGGCATTCAATTTAAATTGTCAGAAATGGCGACTAATATTGAAGCCGCTCGTCTCTTGTGCCTACAAGCCGCAGCTAAAAAAGATAGAAAAGAAGACTTCGTAAAGGAGGCGGCAATGGCGAAGCTATTTGCCTCTAAGGTTGCAATGGAAACTACCGTTGAGGCGGTTCAAGTGCATGGTGGCTACGGATTTGTGAAGGAGTTTCATGTAGAAAGATTGATGCGTGATGCCAAGATTACGCAGATTTATGAAGGCACTTCAGAGATCCAAAAAATCGTAATTGCTCGAGAGATATTAAAATAG
- a CDS encoding M20 family metallopeptidase, translated as MALLDKIKTLSVSLHKETIANRHHLHANPELSFQETETAKYVIAQLEKFGVKYKSGIAGNGIEAIIEGKNPSKKVIALRADMDALPIFEDTNKPYKSKNEGVMHACGHDVHTSSLLGTVNILNQVKDDFEGTIKFIFQPGEEVFPGGASLMIKEGILENPKPHAIIGQHVMPLVPVGKVGFRKGMYMASADELYVTVTGKGGHGALPEHNVDPVVIASHIIIALQQVVSRMAAPKIPSVLSFGKVQAMGATNVIPNEVKIEGTFRTLDEIWRKEAHIKMKKMAEGMAESMGGSCDFNIQVGYPFLKNEPELTERARQAAIAYLGKENVVDLDIWMAAEDFSYYSQEVDACFYRLGTRNEEKGIVSGVHTPTFDIDEDALSHGPGLMAWLAINELNAQ; from the coding sequence ATGGCGCTACTAGATAAAATAAAGACCCTTTCTGTTTCTCTTCACAAGGAAACCATCGCCAACAGGCATCATTTGCACGCCAACCCAGAGCTTTCATTTCAGGAAACTGAAACAGCCAAATACGTGATTGCTCAACTTGAAAAATTTGGTGTAAAATATAAATCAGGCATTGCAGGCAACGGAATTGAAGCAATTATTGAAGGCAAGAACCCGAGCAAAAAAGTAATTGCCTTGAGAGCAGACATGGATGCGCTGCCAATCTTCGAAGACACAAACAAGCCTTACAAATCAAAAAACGAAGGTGTGATGCACGCTTGTGGTCATGATGTGCACACCTCCTCTTTGCTCGGCACAGTAAATATTCTGAATCAGGTAAAAGATGATTTTGAAGGTACGATCAAGTTTATCTTCCAACCTGGAGAAGAAGTGTTTCCAGGAGGAGCTTCTTTGATGATCAAAGAAGGCATTCTTGAAAACCCTAAACCTCATGCGATCATTGGGCAACATGTAATGCCATTGGTTCCTGTTGGTAAGGTAGGGTTTCGAAAAGGCATGTACATGGCTAGTGCGGATGAATTATACGTCACCGTTACGGGCAAAGGCGGACATGGCGCTTTGCCGGAACACAATGTAGACCCGGTAGTGATCGCTTCTCACATCATCATCGCGCTCCAGCAAGTGGTCAGTAGAATGGCGGCTCCTAAAATCCCAAGTGTATTGAGCTTTGGCAAAGTACAAGCCATGGGTGCGACAAACGTGATTCCAAACGAAGTGAAAATTGAAGGTACTTTCAGAACGCTAGACGAAATTTGGAGGAAGGAAGCGCACATCAAAATGAAGAAAATGGCTGAAGGCATGGCTGAATCTATGGGAGGTTCGTGCGACTTCAATATCCAGGTAGGTTATCCTTTCTTGAAAAACGAGCCAGAGCTTACAGAACGCGCCAGACAAGCCGCCATTGCATACTTAGGAAAAGAAAATGTAGTGGATTTGGACATCTGGATGGCTGCAGAAGATTTTTCTTACTACTCTCAGGAAGTAGATGCTTGTTTTTACCGATTGGGTACACGAAATGAAGAAAAAGGTATCGTGTCGGGTGTGCACACCCCTACATTTGACATTGACGAAGACGCTTTATCACACGGTCCAGGACTTATGGCTTGGCTGGCCATTAATGAGTTAAACGCTCAATGA
- a CDS encoding glycogen/starch synthase, whose amino-acid sequence MSKYKILYVASEINPFLQTTEVADFVRALPQAMQERGMEIRILVPRFGLINERKNRLHEVVRLSGINIAVGDEEKPLIIKVASIPNAKLQVYFIDNEDYFHRKSVFFDKEENFHADNDERAIFFCKGVLETVKKLGWSPDIVHCNDWMTSLIPLYLKTTYKNDPIFKDSKSVFTLYDNEFEHKFEGDLINKVMMMDIEESMLEHLNTKDFEGFVKLGIEYADAVIKSKNETNKIIDKLISSAPKDKKVETIQKDDNFLDSYYNLYNELVG is encoded by the coding sequence ATGTCAAAGTACAAAATACTATATGTGGCGAGTGAAATTAATCCTTTTCTACAAACCACAGAAGTAGCCGATTTTGTGAGAGCGTTGCCTCAGGCAATGCAGGAGAGGGGAATGGAAATTAGGATATTGGTTCCAAGGTTTGGATTGATCAATGAAAGAAAAAACCGACTGCATGAAGTCGTAAGACTCTCGGGTATAAACATTGCCGTAGGTGATGAAGAAAAGCCGCTAATCATTAAGGTGGCCTCCATTCCAAACGCCAAACTTCAGGTATATTTCATAGATAACGAAGACTACTTTCATAGAAAATCAGTCTTTTTCGATAAAGAAGAGAATTTTCACGCCGACAATGACGAACGTGCCATTTTCTTCTGTAAAGGTGTATTAGAAACAGTTAAAAAATTGGGATGGTCACCAGATATCGTTCATTGTAATGATTGGATGACTAGCTTGATCCCACTTTATTTGAAAACTACGTATAAAAACGACCCAATCTTCAAGGATTCTAAGTCTGTTTTTACTTTATACGATAACGAATTTGAACACAAATTCGAAGGCGACCTCATCAACAAAGTAATGATGATGGACATAGAAGAGAGTATGCTAGAGCACCTCAACACAAAAGATTTCGAAGGTTTTGTAAAGCTAGGCATCGAATATGCTGATGCTGTCATTAAGTCTAAGAATGAGACGAACAAAATCATAGACAAATTGATATCTTCGGCGCCGAAAGACAAAAAAGTAGAAACCATTCAAAAAGACGACAACTTTTTAGACTCCTATTATAATTTATATAATGAACTTGTTGGATAA
- a CDS encoding AraC family transcriptional regulator codes for MEDYNKIIESLSVRFISAKNINILQPLTVENYYDVENVFIYVHKGEVRFGKEKELVKENEILFVPGGKMVGLSYGSGNSMNLSNDDFINNKEKFFQTSEEFNPMPEHENITMINFEAKVFDTVNFFASLDIPAFVIKGNHNLISLVKLIVTEIYSNTPGKARVVNLETDHLVVELIRHILNKGLFVEQLATNSTYFKDPRLIDIFSFIKDNLQEDLSNKVLANVANVSEDYVGQYFKMLTGINPQDYIEYQRMEMAVNMLRTTKKSIREIGKEVGYKDTAYFCRRFKMMFGIPAGKMRRRETLMNV; via the coding sequence ATGGAGGACTACAATAAGATCATTGAATCTCTATCCGTAAGATTCATCTCAGCTAAGAATATTAATATTTTACAACCACTCACGGTTGAAAACTATTATGATGTAGAAAATGTGTTCATCTATGTGCACAAAGGAGAGGTGAGATTTGGGAAGGAAAAGGAGCTTGTAAAGGAGAATGAAATCCTATTCGTTCCCGGCGGGAAAATGGTGGGATTGTCCTATGGGAGTGGCAACTCTATGAACCTGTCTAATGATGACTTCATAAATAATAAGGAGAAATTTTTCCAGACCAGTGAGGAATTCAACCCAATGCCTGAACATGAGAATATCACCATGATCAACTTTGAGGCTAAGGTTTTTGATACCGTTAATTTCTTTGCTTCATTGGATATCCCAGCCTTCGTGATAAAGGGCAATCACAATCTGATTTCATTGGTAAAGCTGATTGTAACTGAAATTTATTCAAATACCCCTGGTAAAGCTAGAGTGGTGAATTTGGAAACGGATCACCTCGTGGTGGAATTGATTAGGCATATTCTCAACAAAGGATTATTTGTCGAGCAATTGGCTACTAATTCTACCTACTTCAAGGATCCTAGATTAATTGATATTTTCTCCTTTATCAAAGATAATTTACAAGAGGATTTATCTAATAAAGTATTGGCCAATGTAGCGAACGTATCAGAAGACTACGTTGGGCAGTACTTCAAAATGCTGACTGGTATCAATCCACAGGATTATATCGAATATCAGCGTATGGAAATGGCCGTAAATATGCTACGGACAACCAAAAAGAGCATCAGAGAAATTGGCAAAGAAGTAGGGTACAAGGATACAGCCTATTTTTGTAGAAGATTTAAAATGATGTTTGGTATACCTGCGGGGAAAATGAGAAGGAGAGAGACCCTAATGAACGTCTAA
- the panC gene encoding pantoate--beta-alanine ligase — protein MEIIDSIVELRHYLDSKRAERMSIGLVPTMGALHEGHAELVKESVRACDLTVCSIFVNPTQFNNPDDLLKYPKQLEKDLELLTMVGCDVVFIPSVDEMYPDQEKTITINFGQLENLLEGAFRPGHFSGVGVVVSKLLNVAQPDLAFFGQKDLQQLAVIRKLVKDLNIQSKIVSVPTVREKSGLAMSSRNLRLSEREAVVAANLYRVIDSVKTKILAGEQVLSGLTSAKVELEKIEGIELEYLDIVNSDTMSKVEELSEALNISICIAAYVGGVRLIDNLYIKQEN, from the coding sequence ATGGAAATAATTGACAGTATAGTTGAACTCCGACACTATTTGGATTCAAAGAGAGCAGAAAGGATGTCTATTGGTTTAGTCCCAACCATGGGAGCACTTCATGAAGGGCATGCTGAATTAGTGAAAGAATCTGTTCGAGCTTGCGACCTGACGGTTTGTAGCATTTTTGTGAATCCGACGCAGTTCAATAACCCTGATGACCTGTTGAAATACCCGAAACAATTAGAGAAAGACTTGGAATTGCTGACCATGGTCGGGTGTGATGTGGTTTTTATCCCATCAGTCGATGAAATGTATCCTGATCAAGAGAAGACAATCACCATTAACTTTGGCCAACTTGAGAATCTCTTGGAAGGTGCTTTTAGGCCTGGTCATTTTTCTGGAGTGGGAGTGGTTGTTTCAAAACTATTGAATGTTGCACAGCCCGATTTGGCCTTTTTTGGACAAAAGGATTTGCAGCAATTGGCGGTGATAAGAAAACTGGTGAAGGATTTAAATATTCAATCAAAAATAGTATCTGTCCCGACCGTGAGAGAAAAGAGTGGTTTAGCCATGTCTTCAAGGAATCTGAGACTATCTGAGAGAGAGGCAGTAGTGGCTGCAAATCTATACCGAGTGATTGACTCTGTTAAGACCAAGATTCTTGCTGGAGAGCAGGTGTTGTCGGGATTGACTTCTGCAAAAGTAGAGTTGGAGAAAATTGAGGGTATTGAATTGGAATATCTGGATATCGTTAATTCGGACACCATGAGTAAGGTAGAGGAGCTTTCAGAAGCCCTAAACATTTCTATTTGTATCGCGGCCTATGTTGGAGGTGTCCGACTGATAGATAATTTGTACATAAAACAAGAAAATTGA